A region from the Colius striatus isolate bColStr4 chromosome 12, bColStr4.1.hap1, whole genome shotgun sequence genome encodes:
- the LOC133626407 gene encoding coiled-coil domain-containing protein 183-like: MQGRKTNLSQHVLELCDSITLQEQARKLSRHRCEEKLCRQGELLPPLRQALAEDVRALRSAQKPKGALSCPRHKLTLSEACREPALGIALAGQTAEVAKEKLQAKIHDRANTCNMLLYQLRQRSQVRDELQRRLQQLQEAERMEKQHQAQKKEIRRLQNNIAKMRVKTQEAQKMTRLYLAERDALRKELANLPPHLDLMSHTAELYQGELEDMELLASDTLRAAAAAKVDLAKAETRFLEDREWMQDSLAAQRRLQAQPLLKEARPKFNLDSLSLRSQDSVMAANLQAARAQREHRERVARTVERAKTVTQSSHIWEIPSRLLEWEQSTVYLQKYIKELKEKKQALKETLKELELKRDSMKFQPPNRIRCRPLEEELRLKWQQEEARLEHMRAQTKKNMELLLEVENGVDDLQFRLRGVTVPGQDDSAQAMGLVEKLQACGQKLQYLAQHVANLPPDSYSRDEDNETFVKVREVLEERAAKDPNNLKVSLEGSGGSARDSSHLDDCDERVPTRADIKKQGLLLVQRRKRRGYY; encoded by the exons ATGCAGGGCCGCAAGACCAACCTCAGCCAGCATGTCCTGGAGCTGTGTGATAGCATCACTCTGCAAG AGCAAGCGCGGAAGCTGTCGCGGCACCGCTGCGAGGAAAAGCTGTGCcggcagggagagctgctccCGCCCCTGCGTCAGGCGCTGGCCGAGGACGTGCGCGCCCTGCGCAGTGCCCAGAAG CCCAAGGGAGCTCTGTCCTGCCCACGGCACAAGCTCACCCTCAGCGAGGCTTGCCGAGAGCCAGCCCTGGGCATCGCTTTGGCCGGACAGACGGCggag GTAGCCAAGGAAAAGCTCCAGGCCAAAATCCACGACCGGGCCAACACCTGCAACATGCTGCTGTACCAGCTGAGGCAGCGGAGCCAGGTGCGGGACGAGCTGCAGAGgcggctgcagcagctgcaggaggctgagaggatgGAAAAGCAGCACCAGGCGCAGAAGAAG GAGATTCGGCGGCTGCAGAACAACATCGCCAAGATGCGCGTGAAAACGCAGGAGGCGCAGAAGATGACGCGCCTGTACCTGGCGGAGCGGGATGCCCTGAGGAAG GAGCTGGCCAACCTGCCCCCGCACCTGGACCTCATGAGCCACACGGCCGAGCTGTACCAGGGTGAACTGGAAGACATGGAGCTCCTGGCCTCGGATACCCTCAGAGCCGCCGCTGCAGCCAAG GTGGACTTGGCCAAGGCAGAAACTCGCTTCCTTGAAGACAGAGAGTGGATGCAGGATTCCTTGGCCGCCCAGAGGCGGCTCCAAGCCCAACCCTTGCTCAAG GAAGCCCGACCCAAGTTCAACTTGGACTCGCTGAGCCTGCGCTCACAGGACTCGGTGATGG CTGCCAACCTGCAGGCAGCCCGGGCCCAGAGGGAGCACAGGGAACGCGTGGCCCGGACGGTGGAAAGAGCCAAGACTGTGACGCAGTCCTCCCACATCTGG GAGATCCCCAGCAGGCTCCTGGAATGGGAGCAGTCCACAGTGTACCTGCAGAAGTATATCAAGGAGCTGAAGGAGAAGAAGCAGGCACTGAAGGAGAcactgaaggagctggagctgaagcGAGACAGCATGAAGTTTCAGCCCCCCAACAGAATCAGGTGCC GCCCGTTGGAGGAGGAGCTGAGGCTAAAATGGCAGCAGGAAGAGGCTCGGCTGGAGCACATGCGAGCCCAGACTAAGAAGAACATGGAGCTCCTGCTTGAGGTTGAAAACGGAGTGGACGACCTCCAGTTCCGCCTGCGCGGCGTCACCGTGCCCGGCCAG GATGACTCTGCCCAGGCCATGGGGCTGGTGGAGAAGCTCCAGGCCtgtgggcagaagctgcagtaCCTGGCACAGCACGTGGCCAACCTGCCCCCCGACAGCTACAGCCGCGACGAGGACAATGAG ACCTTTGTGAAGGTCAGAGAAGTCCTTGAGGAAAGGGCTGCCAAAGACCCCAACAACCTGAAGGTTTCCTTGGAGGGCAGTGGCGGTTCTGCCCGAG ACTCCTCCCACCTTGACGACTGTGACGAGCGGGTCCCCACCAGGGCAGACATCAAGAagcaggggctgctcctggtccaaaggaggaagagaaggggcTATTACTAG